The genome window CAAATACGGAGGCTCTCCCTCGATCATCTCAATAATCATGATACCAAGCGACCATATATCGACCTTGGGCCCGTACTCTTTCCGAGAAACAACTTCAGGTGCCATCCAGTAAGGTGTACCAACCATTGTGGttctcttcaagttcaCCTCGTTGATCTGTGCACAGAAACCGAAATCCGTTAGCTTGATGTCACCGTTCATCGAAAGTAAAATGTTGTCCGACTTGATATCCCTATGAATAACACCTTTGGAGTGCAAAAATTGTAAACCCTTGAGCGTTTCTCTGCAAACAGCACCTATTTGGCCCTCGGTCAGTATACAGTGTGTAACAACATCCGTTAACGAACCACCTTCCATGTACTCCATCACAACCCAAAGATCGCCTTTGAAAAGGTACGAGTCGATGAAATTCACAATGTTGTTGTGCTTGCTGCCCTTCATCACCAAGATTTCGTTCACAATCAAGtccttctttggttgtttCTCCAAGTTCATCTGTTTAATGGCAACAGCCGCATTGGTGCCCAGCTCATACGCAGTATAAACACCACCGGATGCACCTTGGCCAATCTTGATGAGATTCTTGTACAACTTGCTTGGATCTCCAGCAGTGCAAATCTCCAACAACTTCGCCTGGATCTGTTggttcttccttcttctatcttctctcttcttttcttgtgcCGTTCTTGCTTGTGCTCCTTGCGTGTTTCCCCCATCACCACCAGAAGAGTGTGCACTACTACTGCTCACCCCACCAGGAATTGGCGGTGGAGGTACTTGTTGTTCCGATGGAATCACGGGCGtatgctgctgctgctgctttgGAGGAGTAGGCGCTGCTCTAGTTGGTTGTAAAGTAACAGGTTTTTCCGCTGCTTTAGGAATTGGTGGTAACGGTTGCTCGCTCTTGAAAGAGTTTAGTCTTTTCGTAAATGAGAACCCGCTACTCGAATTCAACGTGTCGCTGCGCTGCACCTTTGGAGTCCCATGCGTGATCGAATTGATCGGAGAAGGTATCTCCACTTTACGGCtaacagaagaagaaccttGAGGTTTTGGTGCAGGCCTCGTTGGAATAAACTTTTCGTTGTTTGCAGCTTCACCAAATTCGTTTGTAAGTAATGGTGATTGTAAGTTGCTGGTGTTGTTGCTATGGTATACCGGCTCGTTGATGAtgctattattgttgttgtagtGGTTGCCGTTAACATTGTCTAGGAAAGACGCGTTTGGTTGGAGTGGAGGCGTAGTGAACTTTTGTACGTGTGTTGCCGATGGAGTCCTGAAAGAGGGTGTAGATGCAATATTGGTACCAGACCCTCCTCCTACtttgaaagttttgaaGACTTTATCTTCACCTGACGTCTCTGTAACGTCCTGGTAGAATTTAACTATATCCATAACCGCTTGTGggtgttgctgttgctccTTCATAGTAATACCACTAGATGTCAAAAGTTTTTCCCACTCATTTGGTAAACCAGTATACTCTCCGGTTTTCGCATCGACACCAACGTGGTATACGTGCTTTGGATCATAAGGCGTAGAGATTTTGAAACCCCCGCTTCCAGTGGAATtaacaccaccaccaccacttGAAGACCGTTTCTCCGAATGTGAGTTCCtcttgatgttttgaaCAAAAGTCGAAAACAcacctttcttctttgctccacttttcctctttgtaTCgccagaagaagaagttgacgAGTTAGAATTTCTTTGCGAATGGTCTGGTGTGCCATGTTGACTCTTGACGTTTTTCCTCAAAGAGGTGAATGGAGACGAAATACTTCTAAACGGCGACCGCGACCCAGTTACCGGCGTTTGAAATTGGCTCTGGCTCTGGCTCTGGTTTTGACCCTGGCTTTGACCCTggttttcaaagaagttatTCATCATAACCGGTGTCTTGAGCGGTTGCTGATCCTCGGAagtatttttcttttccaagtttGGGTATGTGTGCGgttgctcttcttcaggTATCACATCATGCGTGCTCACATGCTTGAACTGTTCTGCAGAAGAGTTGCCTGTTCTACCAAGACTTTCCGACGACGTCGAAAGCGCATCGTTCGTTCTTGTCTCATACAGACCACTGTTGCTGTtactgttgctgttgctaTTACTATTGTTGTTACTGTTTCTGTTGCCAATGGCTTCCGTAATGGGTGTTGTAACATTTGGAGAGTCTGAATGGtgttttgaattcaaaacaTCATTGCTGAGATCCAAACCTGCGCCGAAACTGGAGAAATCCGACATTACTCGGCCCCCGTTCGACATTCTTCCGATATTTTGTGATGACGAGCCCACTATGGTAGAGTTCGTCTTATCTCCAATTATAGAGTCCACGGTTCCCGGTGTCTCTTTAAGAGTTATGTTGTTCCCATCGGGACCTGCGTTATAATTATTGCTAatatcatcgtcatcgtcgtcgtcattTGATAGTGTATTTCGGTCTGCATCAGATATGCTTCCGCTCAAAACAGAACTGGAAGATACCCTTGTAAACTGTATGGGCTCATCCAACGTCGGCTGCTGGGCATCGTTCCCATTATCAAGGTCATGCTCGTTTTCACGTTCACTCTCACTCTCACTTTCGCCTGGGTTCCCATTCCCATTCTCATAGCCAcgcttcttctctgattCTCCCGCGTCCTCCTCCTGGTCGCTGCTCACTATATGGCTCGCATTCCCCAAGAGATCTGAAACCGCAGCTGCTGGAACCGTTGGTTTACCCGGATCCATAGACTTGTAATCCGAAAGATCCTTCACGAATCGGTCCCCGACAGACTCCTGTAATCCCTTCACATCAAGACTACCTGGCGCACGCGGCAACCCCAGTGTATCTGAAGCACTCTGCTGCTTTTTACCCTGTGTCTTTCCTATAAGCACGTTCTCATCTTCTCCATTCGAAACACCAACCTCCACATTCCCAATCTTTTgttctgcttcttcctGTTTTTTCGAACCGCCATCATCTCCAACTCCAACACTACGAGACCCAAACGTCCCCGGCAGCAGTTCCGAACTGTACTCACTTGCGTTCGTCATTGTCATAGCACACAAAAATCAAACTAataaatcaatcaatcaatcaattaatTTGGTTAAAACAAAGctgaaacaaaaacagaatAAAAATTTTGGCACCAATGAtgatatcaaatattttgcGAACCCGAGTATACACTTGATTGCACTCTATCTATCACTTTGAAACTTTCTGCTTGGCTCCTTAATTTCAGAActcaaaaataaaaaaaaaaacccaacGATTCTCGCTATATTCAATCCTGAAAATCTTATCGTCCGTTATATAGCACTCCCTGGAACATCCAAATGTATCCAAATCCTATCTCAATTGCTCTTGCCGCCAATCACAATCACAATTCcaaatttccaaaatccaaaatcacactattaaaaacaaatccaattaataaaacaaacaacaatttCACCGTCCTGCAGAATTATCGAAGCCCCAAATCACTATCAAAGTTCAATTCCTGGTTTCACAATCTGATCTGGCTATCTAATACCAACTCTAGCCGTCTTAACGCTTCGCACTTCCTCTAAAACTACTGATTTACCTTTCAAATGTGTAGTGAGGTAAAAGCGTTAATCcatgtttctttgtattttcaCGTTTTTCGACAATTTCAAAGTTAAGAGTAAAGCATGTCATGTTGGACGAAGTGAAGTTCTCAGAGATCTGGGACGGATCGGGAGGCAGTGGGTGAAGCAGTGGGGGATCCTGGGGGGGATCCTGGGGAATCCTGGGGGATCTGTTGGCCAGTGTGTCATGCATATGTgtatttacatatataattatatatatactatagTATACCATAGTATACTATTTTCACACTCATGACAATAAGAACGCACCGGATCCCTCGGTCATTGCCTGCACTAGACGGTTCCTTAGCATTGTTTTGTCCGAATACTTTGGGAGTTTCAAGTAGTTGGCACACGTCATGACACTGGGCAAGCACTCGTCTGGAGACGTGTTGTCGTCTGGATGTTTTAGGACGACGGTGAACTTTggtttcaagttcttgaacCCTCCTAGTGGGAGTTTGGGCGAGCCTGTGATGAATTGCAAGAACAAGCGTCTTTCCTGGGGCGAGAACGTTGCAAGAGTGTGGATGAGGTTTGTTATTGTGGGGGAATCCATGGAGTAGCCGTGGTCTGCGTGTATGCAGGAGAATAGTGTTTCTGCAGACCAGTCCTCTTCTACAGCACCGAATAGGCCCGAGAGCTCTTCTGGGGTGAGGATGAGGAGCGAGGAGTATGGGAACGACTTCGAGAAGCCCGTGACAAAGGCGTTGAGCTGGCGCTGGATTCCCTTGGCCAAGATCTGGTCGAAGATGCGGATCAAGTATTCCTCGACGTTTTCCGAACTCACCAGGATCTTGGACCCGCCCTCGAGCAATTCCACGTTGTAACCGGGAAGCATGAAGTATAGATCGAGACTCTCGATGGATGGATCTTTCCTGTTTTCATACAAGAAGCGCAACGATTTGCCTAGTTGTGGGTCAACAAGCTGGATCATGTTGATGCACGTTTCGAAATCTTGCAAATCGAGTTGCTCACCCCTGCATTGCTTATGCATGAGCTCGAAAAACACCTCGTTGAATCTGAAGTCTAGAATACGGTTATCCTGCATCGAGCGGGCTACAAACGTACCAAGGTTTTCGAATAGTTTGAGTACCTTGCCGTTCTCCTCTTCTTCGGCACCCACCAAGGGTCCCGGGAATAACGTGTTTGTAACGTATTTTTCCTCCAAGTCATAAGCTTCAGTACTATCTATTCTCCACATGTTCAAGCTTTTCCTTGCGAATTCTTTGGACATTAGTGAGTAAAACTCAAGCGTGGGTCCCAAACCTGTACCTTCCTCGTCTTTATACTCGATTTCTAGCACGTTCGGAGAGGACCCGTACTTCTCCAAGATCTTGATACCAGACAAGAAAAGAGTTTCTCTCGACACTCTGAGCTTGTGTCTGGTTAATCTGCCCAGCTGGTTTAATGGGTTGTCGGCTGAGTTGCTGCTGTtaccgctgctgctgttgctaTCAAGTAGTTTTTCTCTCCAGTACTGAATCAATCTTCCGTACCCATACGACGTGTTCTGCAAGAAAGTTATCCTGGTATCAAAGGGGAACAAAAACCCATAGTTTCTTGTAATGTCAAGAACCCAGTTAGGTAATACGCCGCATGCAACAATCAATGGCTCTTCTAACTGTCTTGAAAGCTTTGCGCTGATCTTGGAGTTCACGTAGGCTGATGCAGGCACCGATTTATGCAATGAGCACTTCAACACGGTCAAAATACTCTTCACTGGTTTTAGGTCAGCGCTTTCAAAAGCACTATCTGGGTATAACGATTTCAATTTGTGCGTTTCAGTCTTCTTTGCGATTTTTCTGAATTTGAAAGTGGGCACATTAGTCCAAATGCTTGATGTAGGCTGCCCTTCCCTCATGGCCTCTTTGAACACAGCAGAATATATGGTCGAAGATTGATCTAAGGGCTTGCCGTTTAATGAGAACTCAAAGTCGATTTTTTCAAGCTCCTTGGCCATACTTACTGGGTTTATCTGACTGCTTAACCGGCTCATGGTAGGTATAATTGTGCTTAAAAATTCTGATTGAATAATCTTGTGCTTCAAAAAGTCGTCTaaagttttcaaagatgcAACACAATGCACAGCAATGACAACATCTCTAAGGTTCTCTGGAATCATGTTACCTAAAGTTTTGGTACcctcctcttcctcttcctctaCCTCCTCATCTATTGCATCAGCACTAGAATCAAGGACAATTCTgattttcatttgtttAACCAAAGATGAACTTGGCGGTTCATTGTTACCAGTCCCTGCATCAAGGATAGCAAAGGATTCGGTTCTGGACAATGCGTTCTGTAGTAATTTTACGAAATCAGCAAGTCTATCCTCAAACACTTTTAAAAAGGTTTTACGCGACAGAGACTGCTTTGTTtcatctctttcaaagatgcTTGCCATTGCATCTACTAACCCGGTAGATATTAGTTCGAAACCGGATATGCTATAATTGTCATTAAACAATGTTGATTTTAGTTCAGCCCAGAACTCGGTCCAAAACTGTTCTGAATCTGCTGTTACGTTTAAGCCTTTCATTTTAGCAACTATAGCGTTGATATCAGATAGTTCAGTGGCAATCTCATCTACGTTTGACGAGAAAATCTCAACGAGACTGGTCGAAAACATAGAAATGTGTTTCATCAAATAGTAAGGGGTTAAGTGATCGTAAATGTTAATGCGGATTTTCCTTGGCTTAACAAACTCTGGAATGTTCATCTCGTCGTATTCCATTCTAAATGTATCCTTTTCGTCATTATCATCGTCTTCCGCACCATCGGACTCGGACCCAAAAATGGGGGTAGCATCCAAGTTAGTAccttcctcctcctcctgctcttcatcattatcatccCCAGAAGCTCCAGCAGAAGCTCCAGCGGAAGCTCCAGCAGAATGTTTCTTTACCACTTCAGTATCATAATGTGACTTGAATGCAGCAAGGGCATCCGGGATACCTTCCTTTACTAGCTTGGTTAGGTACACTTCCGGGTTAGTAGACATCATGATGGATGCCAACGAAAGCAATGCTACCAAAATAGCGCCGGTCTCAGACTTGAGTTCTTGCGCACTAGCATGGCTGCCGTTTATCAGGCCCGATGAAATCAAGCTTATCACTGACGATGTATCAACGTCGGAGTTACGGGGGATGCAAGTGAAGATCCTAGCTAATGCAGCTAATACTGTATATCTAATCTTTGTATCTACAGTATTGGAGTATATCTCCACTAGGCACGGTATTAGCTGTGTGATTAGGTTCACAAAAGCCGTCTTTTTATCGTCAAAGGTGAAAACCTTGGTTTCGTCTGCGGTCAACACTTGGGAATCCTCGGTGGGGagcaaaagaaggataaaCGTTGTAACGCAAAGCAAAAGCTCCTGAGGCACGTAGATCAACGTTTCGCCGAAACCCGAGGTCgcctttttcttgaaaggTTGGAAAATGCTTTGAATCACATTCAGCAATTCGCAGTCCAACAAGATCTGTTTCGATAGCTCGGCATTGGTGGAAACCAAGAGGGACAAAATCGTCAACGTTTTTAGTGCAGATTCCCCCTCCAATTCGCCATCGGAGCAAAGCAACGAAAGGAACCGTTTCACCAACTCGATATCGAAAAGCGTCGAGAGCGATTTCTTATTCAATGACCCGGATATACTGTAAAGCGTTATGAGCACGGGTTTCAAGATCACGGGATTCgtgttgttcaagaagatagttttcaaagaaggGAAAATCTCCGACACCATCTCGTAATCGCTCTCCTTGGCCCTTGCGCACGAGTTGGCTATAATGGACAAGGCTTTTTTCTGTGCATGCACCGTGAAAAAATCCAAGTACTGCAAACAGCACACCAACGACCCACTCCTCAATATCTCCAAGCCGTGCACCCTCGAAATGAACTCGAGAGTCTCCAAGACTTGTTCCGCCAAGTCTATGTAACTGATTTCGGCTAGCTTGCCCTTCAACACCTCTATAATATCCCTATCCACAGAAACCTCTATCATCTCGGGATTCATCTCGTAGCAGTTGTATAGACACCGGCACGCAATCAATTGCAACTCCAACTCCCCTTGCAAAAGCGGGCTCGACATCACATGAATCAACGCATCCATCAACTTCCCAGAAGGAATCACCCGCTCAGCAATCAACGGATTGATCATTAGCAACTGTTCCGCTAGCTCTCTGAGCGATTCCATAGCAATATACGGATCATCTTCCGCCTGAAGAACGTTCTCAATGAGCTTATAGTACCGCGTGCCCTCTCTACTCGACGATGTCGACGACATCCCCGACGAGAAAAACCCCTCAGACCTCCCAAGCTCCTGCAACAAGCTGGGCAACGACCTCCCAAACGCCCGCTCCTCGGAATCTGCCTCATCTCCAGACCTTTGTTCCGCTAATCGAGACACGATATCCTGGAGAAACGAAATCCGATCTCCACGCCTACCATTCCTCACTCCACGAATATCCCCATCTCcatccaattcttcctcttctgcctcttcctcatcatccCCAatctcctcttcttcttcttcctcatcgtcATCCTCATCAGCATGGTGCACAAACCCTAaatcatcctcatcttccGGATAAGAATACTCCCCGGATTCACCTTCATCACTCCTATCGCTGTTACCGTCATTATCATCCTCGTAAATGATATAATCGCCATCACCATCGTAGTAACTCATATTGGCCAACTAAACTAACCAACTTCACAAGATGATTCTCCACCAAAAAACAACCAATTTTCCTTCCTGGATCGCCTGTTTCCTATCTCAGCACACCTGAAACCACTACTACAGCCCTCTCGCACTGCAATAGCTCTCTGTTGCCCTGTTTTCCTCCCTTTTCTTGCTTGTAACAGGTAGTTTGccatataatatatacagcTTATTACGTTTTTATTCCTTTGGTTTGAGGGGCGCCGGGGCAAAAATGCCGAGGGTATTCCTGGTCATGTGAGAGTCATGTGACGTCAAACAGGTCAGGTGACAATCACATGACCTGGAATagaatttctttttttggaaaaaaaagaaaagcgcaaatttttcaagctgctcatcgcatcgcatcgcatctcatcgccAGTGGGAAAGCATAGCCAGTGCGAGTGAGTGTGGTACTTAACCTGGGCTTGTTTTATCCATTGGGGTGTGTGGTAGTGATTAGTAGTGATTTGTGTGGAATACAGTCAGTTTAGGAAGAATTGGACCAGGACCAAAGTACATACGCCAGACTTGATCTAAATAAGCATGCCAAGATCTAAGCGTTCAAAGTTGGTTACTCTAGCCCAAACCGACAAGAAGGGCAGAGAGAATAAGGAAAGGATCTTTGATGAGGTCAGAGAGGCTCTAGACAGTTACAGATACGTTTGGGTGTTACATTTGGACGATGTGAGGACTCCGGTTTTGCAGGAGATTAGAAGCTCTTGGGCTGGGTCCAAGCTAATTATGGGTAAGAGGAAAGTTTTGGTGAAGGCGTTGGGTGAGAAGCCTGAGGAAGAGTACAAGGAGAACTTGGCTAAGCTTTGTAAGGAGTGTTCTGGGCTCACGGGTCTGCTATTCACGAACGAGGCGGTTGATGTTGTGGAGGATTACTTCAAGGCGTACACAAGAGCGGACTTTTCGAGACCAAAGTCGAAGGCTCCATTGACGTTTACGATTCCAGCTGGGATTGTGTATTCGCGTGGTGGACAGATTCCCGAGGAGGACGACGTGCCAATGGTGCACTCGCTTGAGCCTACGCTCAGAAACAAGTTCAAGATTCCTACCAAGATCAAGAACGGTAAGATTACGCTTGAGTCGCCATTCCTGGTGTGCGAGAAGGGCAAGACGCTTGACGTTACACAGGCGTTGATTTTGAAGCAGTTTGGTATAGCAGCAGCTGAGTTCAAGGTCAAGGTTGCAGCATATTACGACAACGAGTCCTCGTCTGTCGAGAAGGTCGGTATCAACATGGAGTAGGTAGGGCAGAGCAAAGAAACATAATTtaccatatatataaccaTATACACTTTTATTGTACATTTAACAAGATCAGATCTATTCTAGGACGCGTCTTCTCCAGTACCTCGACAGCGCATCCCAGCTGTGAACCTGCACGCCAAGATCTACCGCATTCACCAGCCGTACCCGGATCGCGTACCGTTTTTCAAGCCGCATCGCGCCGTGCAGAATAAGGTTGAGGTTCCTCAACTGTTCTGGAGACATCTTCTCCTGCTTCTCCTCCTTTTCCTCCTCCTTCTCGTGGGGAAACACCAGCGACTCCAGCCCATATATCACTATCTCTTCGTAGCTGCTCAAAGTGTCGCCTCTCGAGTGCTGCTCCACCTCTATCTCCACATAAGTAAGATACATGTACAAATACTGCAGCTTGTCGAGGAAAAGAACCTTGATGTTTCGTCTACCGCGcacaatatcatcaatggCGTTGAAACACGGGTGCTCCCGCGCCTTGTGCCTCAAATCCTGCTCGAAGAACTTTCGCGCAACGTTTCCCAGAGCAATCACCAATGTCTTCTTGTCGCTGT of Kluyveromyces marxianus DMKU3-1042 DNA, complete genome, chromosome 3 contains these proteins:
- the STE20 gene encoding mitogen-activated protein kinase kinase kinase kinase STE20, with protein sequence MTMTNASEYSSELLPGTFGSRSVGVGDDGGSKKQEEAEQKIGNVEVGVSNGEDENVLIGKTQGKKQQSASDTLGLPRAPGSLDVKGLQESVGDRFVKDLSDYKSMDPGKPTVPAAAVSDLLGNASHIVSSDQEEDAGESEKKRGYENGNGNPGESESESERENEHDLDNGNDAQQPTLDEPIQFTRVSSSSVLSGSISDADRNTLSNDDDDDDDISNNYNAGPDGNNITLKETPGTVDSIIGDKTNSTIVGSSSQNIGRMSNGGRVMSDFSSFGAGLDLSNDVLNSKHHSDSPNVTTPITEAIGNRNSNNNSNSNSNSNSNSGLYETRTNDALSTSSESLGRTGNSSAEQFKHVSTHDVIPEEEQPHTYPNLEKKNTSEDQQPLKTPVMMNNFFENQGQSQGQNQSQSQSQFQTPVTGSRSPFRSISSPFTSLRKNVKSQHGTPDHSQRNSNSSTSSSGDTKRKSGAKKKGVFSTFVQNIKRNSHSEKRSSSGGGGVNSTGSGGFKISTPYDPKHVYHVGVDAKTGEYTGLPNEWEKLLTSSGITMKEQQQHPQAVMDIVKFYQDVTETSGEDKVFKTFKVGGGSGTNIASTPSFRTPSATHVQKFTTPPLQPNASFLDNVNGNHYNNNNSIINEPVYHSNNTSNLQSPLLTNEFGEAANNEKFIPTRPAPKPQGSSSVSRKVEIPSPINSITHGTPKVQRSDTLNSSSGFSFTKRLNSFKSEQPLPPIPKAAEKPVTLQPTRAAPTPPKQQQQHTPVIPSEQQVPPPPIPGGVSSSSAHSSGGDGGNTQGAQARTAQEKKREDRRRKNQQIQAKLLEICTAGDPSKLYKNLIKIGQGASGGVYTAYELGTNAAVAIKQMNLEKQPKKDLIVNEILVMKGSKHNNIVNFIDSYLFKGDLWVVMEYMEGGSLTDVVTHCILTEGQIGAVCRETLKGLQFLHSKGVIHRDIKSDNILLSMNGDIKLTDFGFCAQINEVNLKRTTMVGTPYWMAPEVVSRKEYGPKVDIWSLGIMIIEMIEGEPPYLNETPLRALYLIATNGTPKLKDPENLSDTMASFLNLCLTVDPEERGTALELLDHPFITEIAEENISLAPLVKLARMKKLAESMEDEEDEEEARGHGQ
- the UFD4 gene encoding putative ubiquitin-protein ligase UFD4, which encodes MSYYDGDGDYIIYEDDNDGNSDRSDEGESGEYSYPEDEDDLGFVHHADEDDDEEEEEEEIGDDEEEAEEEELDGDGDIRGVRNGRRGDRISFLQDIVSRLAEQRSGDEADSEERAFGRSLPSLLQELGRSEGFFSSGMSSTSSSREGTRYYKLIENVLQAEDDPYIAMESLRELAEQLLMINPLIAERVIPSGKLMDALIHVMSSPLLQGELELQLIACRCLYNCYEMNPEMIEVSVDRDIIEVLKGKLAEISYIDLAEQVLETLEFISRVHGLEILRSGSLVCCLQYLDFFTVHAQKKALSIIANSCARAKESDYEMVSEIFPSLKTIFLNNTNPVILKPVLITLYSISGSLNKKSLSTLFDIELVKRFLSLLCSDGELEGESALKTLTILSLLVSTNAELSKQILLDCELLNVIQSIFQPFKKKATSGFGETLIYVPQELLLCVTTFILLLLPTEDSQVLTADETKVFTFDDKKTAFVNLITQLIPCLVEIYSNTVDTKIRYTVLAALARIFTCIPRNSDVDTSSVISLISSGLINGSHASAQELKSETGAILVALLSLASIMMSTNPEVYLTKLVKEGIPDALAAFKSHYDTEVVKKHSAGASAGASAGASGDDNDEEQEEEEGTNLDATPIFGSESDGAEDDDNDEKDTFRMEYDEMNIPEFVKPRKIRINIYDHLTPYYLMKHISMFSTSLVEIFSSNVDEIATELSDINAIVAKMKGLNVTADSEQFWTEFWAELKSTLFNDNYSISGFELISTGLVDAMASIFERDETKQSLSRKTFLKVFEDRLADFVKLLQNALSRTESFAILDAGTGNNEPPSSSLVKQMKIRIVLDSSADAIDEEVEEEEEEGTKTLGNMIPENLRDVVIAVHCVASLKTLDDFLKHKIIQSEFLSTIIPTMSRLSSQINPVSMAKELEKIDFEFSLNGKPLDQSSTIYSAVFKEAMREGQPTSSIWTNVPTFKFRKIAKKTETHKLKSLYPDSAFESADLKPVKSILTVLKCSLHKSVPASAYVNSKISAKLSRQLEEPLIVACGVLPNWVLDITRNYGFLFPFDTRITFLQNTSYGYGRLIQYWREKLLDSNSSSGNSSNSADNPLNQLGRLTRHKLRVSRETLFLSGIKILEKYGSSPNVLEIEYKDEEGTGLGPTLEFYSLMSKEFARKSLNMWRIDSTEAYDLEEKYVTNTLFPGPLVGAEEEENGKVLKLFENLGTFVARSMQDNRILDFRFNEVFFELMHKQCRGEQLDLQDFETCINMIQLVDPQLGKSLRFLYENRKDPSIESLDLYFMLPGYNVELLEGGSKILVSSENVEEYLIRIFDQILAKGIQRQLNAFVTGFSKSFPYSSLLILTPEELSGLFGAVEEDWSAETLFSCIHADHGYSMDSPTITNLIHTLATFSPQERRLFLQFITGSPKLPLGGFKNLKPKFTVVLKHPDDNTSPDECLPSVMTCANYLKLPKYSDKTMLRNRLVQAMTEGSGAFLLS
- the MRT4 gene encoding ribosome assembly factor MRT4, giving the protein MPRSKRSKLVTLAQTDKKGRENKERIFDEVREALDSYRYVWVLHLDDVRTPVLQEIRSSWAGSKLIMGKRKVLVKALGEKPEEEYKENLAKLCKECSGLTGLLFTNEAVDVVEDYFKAYTRADFSRPKSKAPLTFTIPAGIVYSRGGQIPEEDDVPMVHSLEPTLRNKFKIPTKIKNGKITLESPFLVCEKGKTLDVTQALILKQFGIAAAEFKVKVAAYYDNESSSVEKVGINME
- the SHU1 gene encoding Shu1p is translated as MEDVLRDVLDSDKKTLVIALGNVARKFFEQDLRHKAREHPCFNAIDDIVRGRRNIKVLFLDKLQYLYMYLTYVEIEVEQHSRGDTLSSYEEIVIYGLESLVFPHEKEEEKEEKQEKMSPEQLRNLNLILHGAMRLEKRYAIRVRLVNAVDLGVQVHSWDALSRYWRRRVLE